In one Culex quinquefasciatus strain JHB chromosome 2, VPISU_Cqui_1.0_pri_paternal, whole genome shotgun sequence genomic region, the following are encoded:
- the LOC119766302 gene encoding LOW QUALITY PROTEIN: uncharacterized protein LOC119766302 (The sequence of the model RefSeq protein was modified relative to this genomic sequence to represent the inferred CDS: inserted 2 bases in 2 codons): MFSLDDGKQKKLLNEPEVVPEELLYASQKEEDKSEEGPEIIKLPDQPQATPCTIPLATPHASRLLPDVNQDDSSCRAKSDTGETREIIKLPDQPQATPRTIPLATPHASRLLPDVNQDDSSCRAKSDTGETREIIKLPDQPQATPRTIPLATPHASRLLPDVNQDDSSCRAKSDTGETREIIKLPPHASRLLSQVTPVVSQEDRGDVNGKMVDRELSRQIKAVDEMVKRFAEVSRLEFPGVDEKDEALASSGGLKRQKIEPVAQGPQNPHPPITLTRTPLKVPNFEFPFPYQIFSEFGTCIYYNKKRKTAEYATYELSMEGERLFLLERRYYKDPRILPVRRVRMYNLNEKRYVLFHMIPVGHMNDLMKQYVANCLTNLIPFNGKMNTGPWAAMEREDLKAAKLYQKTIIHVGELRVPPKKGELECYKVLDNKKTLPCLSAVEASNLARLAREVVKENGFEXVVEVVESKVEDFQLPEGEXKVDIIVSEWMGFFLLHEGMLDSVIYARDKFLKPSGLMFPDTATIYVAPCSVPGRFDEFESLSGVSLRCFGRELRKQKSDKPEILNVEGDQLLHEGHIMAWLDLKEVSTDDLNEFDMKEVLIIQRAGKFQGVCIWFDCSFPSGNASEPTKEVILSTNPNSPATHWKQSVILLPEDACETVDKLDPIAFSLSLARNAEHRRRYNLQLTLLDAEKEEHSLPCECVMTKCILMKAHLQSMEVDQ, from the exons ATGTTCTCTTTG GACgacggcaaacaaaaaaaactgctaaACGAGCCAGAAGTCGTGCCGGAAGAGCTGCTCTACGCCTCGCAAAAGGAAGAG gacAAAAGTGAAGAGGGGCCGGAGATTATCAAGCTTCCGGATCAGCCACAAGCCACGCCCTGCACTATACCACTAGCCACGCCCCACGCCTCGAGATTATTGCCGGATGTCAACCAGGACGACAGCTCGTGCCGCGCCAAGTCCGATACCGGCGAAACGCGAGAGATTATCAAGCTTCCGGATCAGCCACAAGCCACGCCTCGCACTATACCACTAGCCACGCCTCACGCCTCGAGATTATTGCCGGATGTCAACCAGGACGACAGCTCGTGCCGCGCCAAGTCCGATACCGGCGAAACGCGAGAGATTATCAAGCTTCCGGATCAGCCACAAGCCACGCCTCGCACTATACCACTAGCCACGCCTCACGCCTCGAGATTATTGCCGGATGTCAACCAGGACGACAGCTCGTGCCGCGCCAAGTCCGATACCGGCGAAACGCGAGAGATTATCAAGCTTCCGCCTCACGCCTCGAGATTGTTGTCACAGGTCACTCCGGTCGTCAGCCAAGAGGACAGAGGTGACGTGAACGGGAAGATGGTGGATAGAGaactg AGCCGGCAGATAAAAGCGGTTGACGAAATGGTGAAACGTTTCGCAGAAGTATCCCGCCTGGAGTTCCCGGGCGTGGACGAGAAGGATGAAGCGTTGGCCTCGAGCGGAGGTTTGAAGCGGCAAAAGATCGAACCAGTTGCCCAGGGTCCACAAAATCCGCACCCTCCGATAACCCTTACCCGAACACCACTCAAAGTTCCAAATTTCGAGTTTCCCTTTCCTTATCAGATCTTCTCGGAATTTGGAACCTGCATTTATTATAATAAGAAGAGGAAAACGGCAGAATATGCCACATACGAGTTGAGTATGGAAGGGGAGAGACTCTTCTTATTAGAACGCAGATATTATAAAGATCCACGTATTTTACCGGTGAGGAGGGTGCGGATGTACAATCTGAATGAGAAGCGCTACGTACTGTTTCATATGATTCCAGTTGGTCATATGAACGATCTGATGAAACAGTACGTAGCCAATTGCCTAACTAATCTCATCCCGTTTAATGGCAAAATGAACACCGGACCCTGGGCAGCAATGGAACGTGAAGATTTGAAGGCTGccaaactttatcaaaaaacaaTCATTCATGTAGGAGAGTTGAGGGTGCCCCCTAAAAAGGGTGAATTAGAATGTTACAAGGTATTAGATAATAAG AAAACTTTGCCGTGTTTGTCCGCCGTTGAAGCGTCCAACCTGGCTCGACTTGCGCGAGAGGTCGTCAAAGAGAACGGGTTTG GGGTCGTTGAGGTGGTTGAGAGTAAGGTGGAGGATTTTCAGCTGCCGGAAGGTG GGAAGGTGGACATTATCGTTTCGGAGTGGATGGGATTCTTTCTGCTGCACGAGGGCATGCTGGATTCGGTGATTTACGCGCGGGACAAGTTTTTGAAGCCGAGCGGGTTGATGTTTCCGGATACGGCCACGATTTATGTGGCTCCGTGCAGCGTGCCGGGCAGGTTCGACGAGTTTGAGAGCTTGTCGGGGGTGAGTTTGCGGTGCTTTGGGCGGGAGTTGCGCAAGCAAAAGTCGGACAAGCCGGAAATATTGAACGTGGAGGGGGATCAGCTGCTTCACGAGGGTCACATCATGGCGTGGTTGGATCTGAAGGAGGTCAGCACGGACGATTTGAACGAGTTCGACATGAAGGAGGTGCTGATCATCCAGAGGGCGGGCAAGTTCCAGGGCGTTTGCATTTGGTTCGACTGCAGCTTTCCCAGCGGGAACGCGAGCGAACCGACGAAGGAGGTGATCCTGAGCACGAATCCCAACAGTCCGGCGACGCACTGGAAGCAGAGCGTGATTTTGCTGCCGGAGGATGCGTGCGAGACGGTGGACAAGCTGGACCCGATTGCGTTCAGTTTGAGCTTGGCGCGGAATGCGGAACACCGACGAAG ATACAACCTGCAGCTGACGCTGCTGGACGCGGAAAAGGAAGAGCACAGCTTACCTTGCGAGTGCGTAATGACCAAGTGCATCCTTATGAAGGCCCACCTGCAGTCGATGGAGGTTGATCAATAA
- the LOC6043203 gene encoding gamma-tubulin complex component 4 homolog, with the protein MIHDILFTLFSSNSDLPIENFTIPEVASTFLHPGEIQILEDLIRIANHYKELKKFVQHYGTQSAGLIKPKQQKPSEEPLPQGLYLQALADGLDLAVKPYRDLIVQLEANYLKRPNLSLIFIYHQVSQYQSLFGFLLRLVSGVVTQRIHGCALLQYLQQHCLHGDERNYQAVKLIQNSVYAIFIKQLFGWLLHGKFVDQFGEFFIQHVDNTRSSPSAAGTPSVSVNSFSDNASINTELWRYEIRREILPYYFPASWAEKVLFIGQTVLMLNCDPRDSAEKRMIGGERKVAGEKRFATVKESLWGEQEYEFFKKFHQLQMDENLNIAKFEHIVDEIKVRVTEQMSEIAIKEADLVKQLKLIKDYYLLGRGELYSELLKQTKSMRTLFSKGITDASSRDLNRAFQLAANSVNITEDIEQFSFALPPKDEVESACYETKSILSYITLKYKVKWPLHLLFSPKTLDKYNEMFRFLLRIRKIQYDIHQVWTFQRESKIKKNSELLQFRNKLMFLIDNLQYYLQADVLESQFSILMAAIGETKDFERIQRAHTVFQANVLSLCFLMSNNSASDMTNTTGVIHVNENPVLTILDKVLVLVDKFCSFCTSCKDPMTKIERQEFNGYDQAFKNHVDSLLKLLIGLKAGPSSAPLSQLLLRLDFNHWFSNNSQTASS; encoded by the exons ATGATTCACGACATTCTGTTTACGTTGTTTTCCTCGAATTCGGACCTCCCGATCGAGAACTTCACG ATTCCGGAGGTCGCGTCCACCTTCCTGCACCCGGGAGAGATCCAAATCCTGGAGGATCTCATCCGTATCGCGAATCATTACAAAGAACTGAAAAAGTTCGTCCAACACTACGGCACGCAATCGGCGGGGTTGATCAAGCCGAAGCAGCAGAAACCGTCGGAGGAACCGCTCCCGCAAGGGCTGTATCTGCAGGCTCTCGCCGATGGGCTGGATCTGGCGGTGAAGCCGTACCGCGATTTGATCGTCCAGCTGGAGGCAAACTACCTGAAGCGGCCGAACTTGTCGCTGATCTTCATCTATCACCAGGTTTCTCAGTATCAGTCGCTGTTTGGGTTTTTGCTGCGACTGGTCAGCGGAGTCGTTACGCAGCGGATTCATGGGTGTGCCCTGCTGCAGTACCTGCAGCAGCATTGTCTACATGGGGACGAGCGGAACTATCAGGCGGTTAAGTTAATTCAAAACTCCGTCTACGCGATCTTCATCAAGCAGCTGTTCGGGTGGCTGCTGCACGGCAAGTTTGTCGACCAGTTTGGCGAGTTTTTCATCCAGCACGTGGACAACACACGGAGCAGCCCCTCCGCCGCGGGAACTCCGTCCGTGTCGGTGAACTCGTTCTCGGACAACGCCAGCATTAACACGGAGCTGTGGCGGTACGAGATTCGGCGGGAGATTTTACCGTACTACTTTCCGGCCAGCTGGGCCGAGAAGGTGTTGTTTATCGGGCAGACGGTGCTGATGCTGAACTGCGACCCGCGGGATAGTGCGGAGAAGCGGATGATTGGTGGGGAGAGGAAGGTCGCTGGCGAGAAGCGGTTTGCGACGGTTAAGGAGAGCTTGTGGGGCGAGCAGGAGTACGAGTTCTTCAAGAAATTCCATCAGCTTCAGATGGATGAGAATTTGAACATTGCCAAGTTTGAGCACATCGTGGACGAGATTAAGGTCCGGGTTACGGAGCAGATGTCCGAGATCGCCATTAAGGAGGCGGATTTGGTGAAGCAGTTGAAGCTGATCAAGGATTACTATCTGTTGGGACGGGGAGAACTCTACTCTGAACTGCTCAAGCAGACAAAGTCGATGCGAACGCTGTTCTCCAAAGGCATTACCGATGCTTCGTCGCGTGACCTGAACCGGGCCTTCCAGCTGGCCGCAAACAGCGTCAACATCACGGAAGATATCGAGCAGTTCTCGTTCGCGCTTCCCCCGAAGGACGAAGTGGAAAGCGCCTGTTACGAAACCAAGAGCATTCTCAGCTACATCACGCTCAAGTACAAGGTAAAGTGGCCACTCCACCTGCTTTTTTCGCCCAAAACCCTCGACAAGTACAACGAGATGTTCCGGTTTCTGCTGCGCATCCGGAAGATCCAGTACGACATCCACCAGGTTTGGACCTTCCAGCGAGAGAgtaaaatcaagaaaaactCCGAACTGCTCCAGTTCCGCAACAAGCTGATGTTCCTGATCGACAACCTGCAGTACTACCTGCAGGCGGACGTCCTGGAGAGCCAGTTCAGCATCCTGATGGCCGCGATCGGCGAAACGAAGGACTTTGAACGGATCCAACGGGCGCACACGGTCTTCCAAGCGAACGTGCTCAGCTTGTGCTTCCTGATGTCGAACAACAGCGCAAGCGACATGACCAACACGACCGGAGTCATCCACGTCAACGAGAACCCGGTGCTAACAATCCTCGATAAGGTGCTGGTCCTGGTGGACAAGTTTTGCTCGTTCTGCACCAGTTGCAAAGATCCGATGACGAAGATCGAGCGGCAAGAGTTTAACGGATACGATCAAGC CTTCAAGAACCACGTGGACTCCCTGCTGAAGCTGTTGATCGGCCTCAAGGCCGGCCCAAGCAGTGCCCCACTCTCCCAGTTGCTCCTACGGCTGGACTTTAACCACTGGTTTAGTAACAACTCGCAAACTGCTTCGTCTTAA